From the genome of Bactrocera oleae isolate idBacOlea1 chromosome 2, idBacOlea1, whole genome shotgun sequence, one region includes:
- the LOC106624407 gene encoding DNA transposase THAP9 isoform X2, translating into MKGTHEAPTHLFQPAPVSKSCCVRNCAGWESRKLFHFPQTEVARNNWARACNLQLPISKNVYICGRHFHKDDVSSNKILNEALPVLHIKTEDDGDSVSSQWSLLPVEKTYGQIENAPLNDISLQEFERYSRLHEIEMKCKNSEEITVSGHKHYARVAKGYQRNALKQSRTIQELKRKIFRLTKKCQALEKNVIITGDASVHAIIFAKMILSKKNSYTEEEKVMALNINYMSTKAYNFMREDLEFALNHKKTLLRWRPIRYASPGIDAKVLNNLQKIVQDMKSEERICQLVFDEVSIRKDLTYNKVRDLIDGFVDNGEGHRESVIGNKCCFFMLKGLVGKWKYVLSYYVAKDGVKSTQLMKLLKSNINASAKIGLNIKTIVCDQGTQNLKLRQLLGATLEQPYFFHNEKKIYFMFDYCHLIKCIRNAIVKHDIKTRDGITTFEVVRKIYAIDQANVNVYPGTFDKMSVSKATQLLSNSVAAAIGMAIKENMLGSDEHIIKCAKATQLLFKKMNDLFDELDCKTLYNPNPLRRPIQRNCIAKINRLKDHIDFIKAIIKPNNIISCFDSTVLTINAMIALSGDILNEHLNISFILLGKMNQDALENFFYKIRANLGCNNHPSAHKMQYIVARLLSMHILRRKFSQTGSNCEEDDDINLEWNIGQEDDLGDNLKPAEQLAVEQIDIPDEHFANTEKTAEIQVHRYYTGYAIYQKVLCRLKCQKCVSVMKKSDNSLEDSSEALIRFKNYKSPDDLRLVNPEDRIFQISRLQMSYYKELFLKNSCRVGIKTFIITQITAKTEEEYPEWYNEAGDCLGHRHQFLDFLITVLLYKNSKWLAQQTEELHHKVIKERYFKNKEKLKKLVT; encoded by the coding sequence ATGAGGCCCCTACCCATTTATTTCAACCGGCACCTGTGTCAAAAAGTTGCTGTGTTCGCAACTGTGCCGGTTGGGAGAGCAGGAAGCTGTTCCATTTTCCTCAAACGGAAGTTGCTCGAAATAATTGGGCAAGGGCCTGTAATCTACAGTTGCCAAtctcaaaaaatgtatatatatgtggaaGACACTTTCACAAAGATGACGTTTCATCGAATAAAATTCTAAATGAAGCTCTTCCggttttgcatataaaaacCGAGGATGACGGAGACAGTGTGTCATCGCAGTGGAGTTTGCTACCGGTTGAAAAAACTTATGGGCAGATAGAAAATGCACCACTTAATGATATCTCATTGCAAGAGTTTGAGAGATATTCACGCCTTCATGAGATAGAAATGAAGTGCAAAAACAGTGAAGAGATCACTGTTAGTGGTCATAAGCATTACGCTCGGGTAGCTAAAGGGTACCAAAGGAATGCTTTGAAGCAATCCAGAACAATTCAAGAGCTGAAAAGGAAAATTTTCCGATTGACCAAGAAGTGTCAAGCtctagaaaaaaatgttataatcaCAGGAGATGCAAGCGTACATGCGATAATATTCGCAAAAatgattttaagtaaaaaaaactcTTATACTGAAGAGGAGAAAGTAATGGCTCTAAACATAAATTATATGTCGACTAAAGCCTATAATTTTATGCGTGAGGACTTGGAATTCGCCTTGAATCACAAAAAAACTCTTTTGCGTTGGCGTCCGATCCGGTATGCCTCCCCCGGTATCGACGCGAAAGTCTTGAACAATTTACAGAAAATTGTTCAAGACATGAAAAGTGAAGAACGCATATGCCAATTAGTTTTCGACGAAGTATCAATTAGAAAAGAtctcacatataataaagttcgaGATTTAATTGATGGCTTTGTCGATAATGGAGAAGGTCACCGAGAAAGCGTGATCGGCAATAAGTGCTGCTTTTTTATGCTAAAAGGCTTAGTCGGAAAATGGAAATATGTACTTTCCTATTATGTGGCAAAAGATGGCGTGAAAAGTACGCAATTGATGAAATTGCTCAAGAGCAATATAAATGCCTCGGCGAAAATCGGGCTAAACATCAAGACAATAGTTTGTGATCAAGGTACTCAAAATCTAAAATTGAGACAACTATTGGGCGCAACGCTAGAACAGccgtatttttttcataatgaaaaaaaaatatattttatgttcgaTTATTGCCATTTAATTAAATGCATACGCAATGCGATAGTAAAACATGACATAAAAACACGTGATGGCATAACAACTTTTGAAgttgttagaaaaatatatgccaTCGACCAAGCGAATGTTAATGTGTACCCCGGGACTTTCGATAAAATGTCTGTCTCAAAAGCTACCCAACTGCTCAGTAATTCGGTCGCGGCAGCAATCGGAATGGcgattaaagaaaatatgttggGCTCCGATGAGCATATAATTAAATGCGCCAAAGCAACTCAactgctttttaaaaaaatgaatgacCTTTTTGATGAATTGGATTGTAAAACACTTTACAATCCAAATCCGTTAAGGCGGCCAATACAGAGAAATTGTATTGCTAAAATTAATCGGTTGAAAGATCACATCGATTTTATTAAAGCCATAATAAagccaaataatataatatcatgcTTCGATTCCACTGTATTAACAATCAATGCAATGATTGCTTTGAGCGGCGATATATTGAatgaacatttaaatatatcatttataCTCTTAGGGAAGATGAACCAGGATGccttagaaaactttttttataaaatacggGCAAACTTGGGATGCAATAATCATCCCTCCGCACATAAAATGCAATATATTGTTGCAAGGCTACTATCTATGCACATATTGCGTCGAAAATTCTCACAAACTGGCAGCAATTGTGAAGAAGACGACGATATTAACCTGGAATGGAATATTGGCCAAGAAGACGACCTGGGAGATAATTTAAAACCAGCTGAGCAACTTGCCGTAGAACAAATAGATATTCCAGATGAGCACTTTGCGAATACTGAGAAAACAGCTGAGATACAGGTACATCGGTACTATACCGGATATGCCATATACCAGAAGGTCTTGTGTAGATTGAAGTGCCAAAAATGTGTGAGTGTAATGAAGAAGAGTGATAACTCTCTAGAAGACTCATCGGAAGCCCttataagatttaaaaattataaaagtcccGATGATCTAAGGCTGGTCAATCCCGAGgatagaatatttcaaataagccGCCTTCAAATGAGCTATTACAAAGAGCTCTTCTTGAAGAATTCATGCAGAGtgggtataaaaacatttataataaccCAGATTACTGCAAAAACAGAGGAAGAATACCCAGAGTGGTATAACGAAGCGGGTGATTGCCTAGGGCACAGGCatcaatttttagattttttgataacagttttgttatacaaaaactcaAAGTGGCTGGCTCAGCAAACGGAAGAGCTTCACCACAAAGTTATCAAGGaacgttattttaaaaataaagaaaaattaaaaaaattggtaaCGTAG
- the LOC106624407 gene encoding DNA transposase THAP9 isoform X1, translated as MLICTSPISNMKGTHEAPTHLFQPAPVSKSCCVRNCAGWESRKLFHFPQTEVARNNWARACNLQLPISKNVYICGRHFHKDDVSSNKILNEALPVLHIKTEDDGDSVSSQWSLLPVEKTYGQIENAPLNDISLQEFERYSRLHEIEMKCKNSEEITVSGHKHYARVAKGYQRNALKQSRTIQELKRKIFRLTKKCQALEKNVIITGDASVHAIIFAKMILSKKNSYTEEEKVMALNINYMSTKAYNFMREDLEFALNHKKTLLRWRPIRYASPGIDAKVLNNLQKIVQDMKSEERICQLVFDEVSIRKDLTYNKVRDLIDGFVDNGEGHRESVIGNKCCFFMLKGLVGKWKYVLSYYVAKDGVKSTQLMKLLKSNINASAKIGLNIKTIVCDQGTQNLKLRQLLGATLEQPYFFHNEKKIYFMFDYCHLIKCIRNAIVKHDIKTRDGITTFEVVRKIYAIDQANVNVYPGTFDKMSVSKATQLLSNSVAAAIGMAIKENMLGSDEHIIKCAKATQLLFKKMNDLFDELDCKTLYNPNPLRRPIQRNCIAKINRLKDHIDFIKAIIKPNNIISCFDSTVLTINAMIALSGDILNEHLNISFILLGKMNQDALENFFYKIRANLGCNNHPSAHKMQYIVARLLSMHILRRKFSQTGSNCEEDDDINLEWNIGQEDDLGDNLKPAEQLAVEQIDIPDEHFANTEKTAEIQVHRYYTGYAIYQKVLCRLKCQKCVSVMKKSDNSLEDSSEALIRFKNYKSPDDLRLVNPEDRIFQISRLQMSYYKELFLKNSCRVGIKTFIITQITAKTEEEYPEWYNEAGDCLGHRHQFLDFLITVLLYKNSKWLAQQTEELHHKVIKERYFKNKEKLKKLVT; from the coding sequence ATGAGGCCCCTACCCATTTATTTCAACCGGCACCTGTGTCAAAAAGTTGCTGTGTTCGCAACTGTGCCGGTTGGGAGAGCAGGAAGCTGTTCCATTTTCCTCAAACGGAAGTTGCTCGAAATAATTGGGCAAGGGCCTGTAATCTACAGTTGCCAAtctcaaaaaatgtatatatatgtggaaGACACTTTCACAAAGATGACGTTTCATCGAATAAAATTCTAAATGAAGCTCTTCCggttttgcatataaaaacCGAGGATGACGGAGACAGTGTGTCATCGCAGTGGAGTTTGCTACCGGTTGAAAAAACTTATGGGCAGATAGAAAATGCACCACTTAATGATATCTCATTGCAAGAGTTTGAGAGATATTCACGCCTTCATGAGATAGAAATGAAGTGCAAAAACAGTGAAGAGATCACTGTTAGTGGTCATAAGCATTACGCTCGGGTAGCTAAAGGGTACCAAAGGAATGCTTTGAAGCAATCCAGAACAATTCAAGAGCTGAAAAGGAAAATTTTCCGATTGACCAAGAAGTGTCAAGCtctagaaaaaaatgttataatcaCAGGAGATGCAAGCGTACATGCGATAATATTCGCAAAAatgattttaagtaaaaaaaactcTTATACTGAAGAGGAGAAAGTAATGGCTCTAAACATAAATTATATGTCGACTAAAGCCTATAATTTTATGCGTGAGGACTTGGAATTCGCCTTGAATCACAAAAAAACTCTTTTGCGTTGGCGTCCGATCCGGTATGCCTCCCCCGGTATCGACGCGAAAGTCTTGAACAATTTACAGAAAATTGTTCAAGACATGAAAAGTGAAGAACGCATATGCCAATTAGTTTTCGACGAAGTATCAATTAGAAAAGAtctcacatataataaagttcgaGATTTAATTGATGGCTTTGTCGATAATGGAGAAGGTCACCGAGAAAGCGTGATCGGCAATAAGTGCTGCTTTTTTATGCTAAAAGGCTTAGTCGGAAAATGGAAATATGTACTTTCCTATTATGTGGCAAAAGATGGCGTGAAAAGTACGCAATTGATGAAATTGCTCAAGAGCAATATAAATGCCTCGGCGAAAATCGGGCTAAACATCAAGACAATAGTTTGTGATCAAGGTACTCAAAATCTAAAATTGAGACAACTATTGGGCGCAACGCTAGAACAGccgtatttttttcataatgaaaaaaaaatatattttatgttcgaTTATTGCCATTTAATTAAATGCATACGCAATGCGATAGTAAAACATGACATAAAAACACGTGATGGCATAACAACTTTTGAAgttgttagaaaaatatatgccaTCGACCAAGCGAATGTTAATGTGTACCCCGGGACTTTCGATAAAATGTCTGTCTCAAAAGCTACCCAACTGCTCAGTAATTCGGTCGCGGCAGCAATCGGAATGGcgattaaagaaaatatgttggGCTCCGATGAGCATATAATTAAATGCGCCAAAGCAACTCAactgctttttaaaaaaatgaatgacCTTTTTGATGAATTGGATTGTAAAACACTTTACAATCCAAATCCGTTAAGGCGGCCAATACAGAGAAATTGTATTGCTAAAATTAATCGGTTGAAAGATCACATCGATTTTATTAAAGCCATAATAAagccaaataatataatatcatgcTTCGATTCCACTGTATTAACAATCAATGCAATGATTGCTTTGAGCGGCGATATATTGAatgaacatttaaatatatcatttataCTCTTAGGGAAGATGAACCAGGATGccttagaaaactttttttataaaatacggGCAAACTTGGGATGCAATAATCATCCCTCCGCACATAAAATGCAATATATTGTTGCAAGGCTACTATCTATGCACATATTGCGTCGAAAATTCTCACAAACTGGCAGCAATTGTGAAGAAGACGACGATATTAACCTGGAATGGAATATTGGCCAAGAAGACGACCTGGGAGATAATTTAAAACCAGCTGAGCAACTTGCCGTAGAACAAATAGATATTCCAGATGAGCACTTTGCGAATACTGAGAAAACAGCTGAGATACAGGTACATCGGTACTATACCGGATATGCCATATACCAGAAGGTCTTGTGTAGATTGAAGTGCCAAAAATGTGTGAGTGTAATGAAGAAGAGTGATAACTCTCTAGAAGACTCATCGGAAGCCCttataagatttaaaaattataaaagtcccGATGATCTAAGGCTGGTCAATCCCGAGgatagaatatttcaaataagccGCCTTCAAATGAGCTATTACAAAGAGCTCTTCTTGAAGAATTCATGCAGAGtgggtataaaaacatttataataaccCAGATTACTGCAAAAACAGAGGAAGAATACCCAGAGTGGTATAACGAAGCGGGTGATTGCCTAGGGCACAGGCatcaatttttagattttttgataacagttttgttatacaaaaactcaAAGTGGCTGGCTCAGCAAACGGAAGAGCTTCACCACAAAGTTATCAAGGaacgttattttaaaaataaagaaaaattaaaaaaattggtaaCGTAG